The Virgibacillus sp. MSP4-1 genome has a segment encoding these proteins:
- the argJ gene encoding bifunctional ornithine acetyltransferase/N-acetylglutamate synthase has protein sequence MSTFYQAAEKLDDLHVLEAGSVTTPKGYTAGGMHCGVKFKRKDLGWLYSEVPAEAAGVYTTNRFQGAPLVVTQDSIAREGKLQGIIVNSGKANTCTGEQGLQDAYEMRKTFTDSLDIKEHHAAVVSTGVIGELLPMEKINQGIQQIPSALQQNEPDHFEKAILTTDTFTKHVAVQMNIDGKTVTIGGAAKGSGMIHPNMATMLSFITTDASIDQQDLHAALKQVTDQTFNCISVDGDTSTNDMVLVLANGLAQNERLTKDHRGWESFLEGLRFVCESLAKQIARDGEGATKLIEVQVSGVESDKAARQIAKSVISSNLVKTAVHGEDPNWGRIVCSVGYSDAPLNPNDLTVSIGSVKVVENGLPLPYDEDKACEELQKEHVTLFVDFHEGTGKGNAWGCDLSYDYVRINASYRT, from the coding sequence TTGAGTACATTTTATCAGGCAGCTGAAAAGTTGGATGATTTACATGTTTTAGAAGCAGGGTCCGTAACCACACCCAAAGGCTATACTGCCGGCGGAATGCATTGTGGAGTAAAATTTAAACGAAAAGACCTGGGCTGGCTGTATTCGGAAGTTCCGGCCGAGGCTGCAGGCGTATATACGACGAATCGGTTCCAGGGTGCTCCATTAGTGGTCACCCAGGATAGTATCGCCAGGGAAGGAAAGCTCCAGGGAATTATCGTCAACTCAGGCAAGGCAAACACCTGCACAGGTGAACAGGGGCTTCAGGATGCCTATGAAATGCGCAAAACGTTTACCGATTCCTTAGATATAAAAGAGCATCATGCGGCGGTCGTTTCAACCGGAGTTATAGGTGAGCTTTTGCCAATGGAGAAAATCAATCAGGGCATACAGCAAATTCCATCGGCTCTGCAGCAGAATGAACCGGATCACTTTGAAAAAGCGATACTGACTACGGATACCTTTACGAAACATGTAGCGGTTCAGATGAATATTGACGGGAAAACCGTAACGATTGGCGGCGCGGCAAAAGGGTCCGGTATGATTCACCCTAACATGGCAACCATGCTCAGCTTTATTACGACAGATGCCAGTATCGATCAACAGGATTTACATGCCGCCTTAAAACAGGTCACAGATCAAACCTTTAACTGTATTTCGGTCGATGGCGATACGAGTACCAATGATATGGTCCTGGTGCTGGCCAATGGTCTGGCTCAGAATGAACGTCTGACAAAGGATCATAGGGGCTGGGAAAGCTTTTTGGAGGGGCTCCGGTTTGTCTGCGAATCACTGGCCAAACAGATTGCCAGAGATGGTGAGGGTGCAACAAAGCTGATTGAGGTTCAGGTGAGTGGAGTTGAAAGCGATAAGGCAGCCCGTCAGATTGCGAAAAGTGTCATTTCCTCCAACCTGGTTAAAACGGCTGTACATGGCGAAGATCCAAATTGGGGACGCATTGTCTGCTCGGTTGGCTACAGTGATGCGCCTTTGAATCCGAATGACTTAACCGTTTCCATCGGCTCGGTAAAGGTTGTGGAAAACGGACTTCCACTGCCCTACGATGAGGATAAAGCATGTGAAGAATTGCAGAAGGAGCATGTCACCCTGTTTGTTGATTTTCATGAGGGTACAGGGAAAGGAAATGCATGGGGCTGTGATTTATCCTATGATTATGTACGAATCAATGCCTCATATCGGACGTAG
- the argC gene encoding N-acetyl-gamma-glutamyl-phosphate reductase yields the protein MLRVGIIGANGYSGIELIRLLHEHPHVTLNLIVSHSTSGTPITELYPHLQAIYEEQLETLDTDKVASQVDLIFFATPARVSKDWLPAFAEKGIQCIDLSGDFRLKDPDVYQQWYNAEHTNPAYLQEVTYGLADVYPEKVRRARVIANPGCYATAALLGLIPLVEKKCISPQSIIIDGKSGASGAGRKPYLTTLFGEVNENVKAYKLGQHQHIPEMEQVLTEVNEAPIQVTFSTHLIPMTRGIMCTIYADLQEACSAKEIIQAFEAYYDSTPFVRVRPEGTWPSTKEVYGSNYCDLGVTVDERTGKVTIVSVIDNVVKGASGQAVQNMNLINGWDVDAGLRHSPVYP from the coding sequence ATTTTGAGGGTTGGAATAATTGGTGCAAATGGCTACAGCGGAATTGAACTGATACGACTGCTTCATGAACATCCACATGTCACACTGAACCTCATTGTCTCGCATTCAACAAGTGGAACACCCATCACAGAACTGTATCCGCATTTGCAGGCCATTTACGAAGAGCAACTGGAAACATTGGACACAGACAAGGTGGCAAGCCAGGTGGACCTGATCTTTTTTGCTACACCGGCCCGGGTGAGCAAGGACTGGCTGCCCGCTTTCGCAGAGAAAGGTATCCAGTGTATCGATCTTTCCGGAGATTTTCGCCTGAAGGACCCGGACGTCTATCAGCAATGGTACAATGCTGAGCACACAAATCCGGCTTACCTGCAGGAAGTGACGTACGGATTGGCTGATGTCTATCCGGAAAAAGTCAGACGTGCACGCGTGATCGCCAACCCCGGATGCTATGCGACGGCTGCTTTACTTGGCCTTATTCCTTTAGTGGAGAAGAAATGTATTTCCCCGCAATCGATTATTATTGATGGCAAATCCGGTGCTTCCGGTGCTGGACGTAAGCCTTACCTTACAACCTTATTTGGAGAAGTCAATGAAAATGTGAAAGCCTATAAACTTGGCCAGCATCAGCATATCCCTGAAATGGAGCAGGTGTTAACAGAAGTCAACGAAGCACCCATTCAGGTCACATTTTCGACTCATCTTATTCCGATGACACGTGGGATTATGTGTACCATTTATGCCGATTTACAGGAAGCCTGTTCGGCAAAAGAGATCATTCAAGCCTTTGAAGCGTATTATGACAGCACCCCATTTGTCCGGGTGCGCCCTGAAGGAACCTGGCCTTCCACTAAGGAGGTCTATGGCTCAAACTACTGTGACCTTGGTGTAACCGTGGATGAACGGACCGGGAAAGTAACCATTGTGTCCGTCATCGATAATGTCGTCAAAGGCGCATCCGGTCAGGCGGTTCAGAATATGAATCTGATAAATGGCTGGGATGTGGATGCTGGACTCCGGCATTCTCCGGTTTATCCTTAA
- a CDS encoding PTS ascorbate transporter subunit IIC, which translates to MIDIIMKDILGTPSILVGLFAFFGLLLQKKPVADVVSGTLKTIMGFVILDVGAGVITGSLGHFSSMFDQAFNLEGVIPNNEAIVALAQDAFGTETAMIMLFGMLFNIVLARLTPFKYIFLTGHHTMFMACLVAVILMTGGIDGTLLVVLGSFILGSLMVLMPAMLQPFTRKITGSDDFAVGHFGSFGYLVAGAVGNAVGKNSKSTEELKVPKSLGFLRDTSVSVSLTMAILFFVVALFAGPTFIEGELSGGTNFLVFSLIQAITFAAGVYVILAGVRMILAEIVPAFKGIADKIVPNAIPALDCPAVFPFANNAVVIGFIFSFIAGLISMFILPVLGLRVIVPGLVPHFFTGAAAGVFGNATGGRKGAIFGSMANGVLISFLPAILLPVLGSLGFEGTTFGDADFGVIGVALGYPIQLFSSTILFALVVVVILIAIFVVGTISSRKKRNLEGTGEQQSL; encoded by the coding sequence ATGATTGATATAATTATGAAAGATATTTTAGGGACTCCTTCTATACTTGTTGGACTATTTGCTTTCTTTGGTCTCCTATTACAAAAAAAGCCGGTAGCCGATGTTGTTTCTGGTACCTTAAAAACCATCATGGGGTTTGTCATACTTGATGTGGGGGCCGGTGTTATTACGGGTTCCCTGGGTCATTTCAGCAGCATGTTTGACCAGGCTTTCAACTTAGAGGGAGTTATTCCAAACAATGAAGCGATCGTTGCGCTGGCACAGGATGCATTTGGTACTGAAACAGCAATGATAATGTTATTTGGAATGTTATTTAATATTGTTTTAGCACGTCTGACTCCTTTTAAGTATATTTTCCTGACCGGTCATCATACGATGTTTATGGCTTGTTTAGTAGCTGTAATTTTGATGACTGGTGGTATAGATGGCACTTTACTAGTCGTTCTGGGTTCCTTTATATTAGGTTCTTTAATGGTACTTATGCCGGCTATGCTACAGCCATTCACCCGTAAAATTACAGGGTCAGATGATTTCGCTGTCGGTCACTTTGGTTCTTTTGGTTATTTAGTAGCAGGTGCTGTAGGGAATGCAGTAGGGAAGAATTCGAAATCTACAGAAGAGCTAAAAGTTCCAAAATCACTCGGATTTCTACGGGATACTTCGGTTTCCGTGTCTTTGACAATGGCTATTCTGTTCTTCGTTGTTGCTTTATTTGCCGGACCTACATTTATTGAAGGAGAGCTTAGTGGGGGTACCAACTTCCTGGTATTTTCACTTATTCAAGCGATTACATTTGCTGCAGGTGTATATGTAATTTTAGCCGGTGTGCGTATGATCTTAGCTGAAATTGTTCCGGCATTTAAAGGTATTGCTGACAAAATCGTACCAAATGCTATTCCGGCTCTTGACTGTCCTGCCGTTTTCCCATTTGCGAATAATGCAGTTGTTATTGGTTTTATCTTTAGCTTTATTGCAGGATTAATCAGTATGTTTATTCTACCTGTACTAGGCTTGAGAGTTATCGTACCAGGGTTAGTTCCACACTTTTTCACAGGTGCGGCTGCAGGTGTATTTGGTAATGCAACAGGCGGACGTAAAGGAGCAATCTTTGGTTCCATGGCGAATGGTGTATTAATCAGCTTCCTGCCAGCCATTTTGCTTCCAGTGTTAGGTTCTCTTGGATTTGAAGGTACTACTTTTGGAGATGCTGACTTTGGAGTAATTGGTGTAGCACTGGGCTATCCAATTCAGCTGTTCTCTTCAACTATATTGTTCGCCCTGGTTGTCGTAGTGATTCTTATCGCTATCTTCGTTGTGGGGACTATCTCCAGTAGGAAAAAGAGAAACCTTGAAGGAACTGGTGAACAACAATCACTATAA
- a CDS encoding PTS sugar transporter subunit IIB, with protein MSKILVVCGNGLGSSFIVEMNVKKILKEMGVEADVSHTDLTTSKTEKADYFLGSNEIIEALDDGTRNVIKLNNLMDQKELKEALEQHFKEE; from the coding sequence ATGAGTAAAATTCTAGTTGTTTGTGGTAATGGCTTAGGAAGCAGTTTTATAGTAGAAATGAATGTGAAAAAGATTTTGAAAGAAATGGGAGTAGAAGCAGATGTGTCCCATACGGATTTAACAACAAGTAAAACAGAGAAAGCAGATTATTTCTTAGGATCAAATGAAATTATAGAAGCGTTGGATGACGGAACCAGAAACGTAATTAAGCTAAACAATTTAATGGACCAAAAAGAATTAAAAGAAGCGCTCGAACAGCACTTTAAGGAGGAATAA
- a CDS encoding BglG family transcription antiterminator translates to MTLDKRSVHILNLFLDRDDFYTVQELSKKVGISRRTVYYDLKKINAWLREHQLEKIQQQKGTGFYLKKSVKSEIPKLINELDEWQYFHTKDERLALLTVKIMTDSQPLFVKDFMSMTRVSRGTVFSDLNLLKKELGEWSLTLIYQHTDGYIIEGKESTKRSALVHYATKLISKDKWNDILLNINQISSIESKNLRYFNQHHLNQMKTVILNAETFLGNELTDETLHFLAIQLLILQQRIEQGNRVSVEESEKEVLRETKEFEAAYWISGQLKAEGVNLPEDEIYFLTMNLLGSRVNHSDYNEAKTEEMMELKKVITKMVTDFQKYACVMLRQRNELEETLFTHLKPAYYRIKYDVEIHNNLTESVQEEYPEVYKLTAKVTSHLEALLNKSVGVQEIAYMTIHFGGWLKREGKRPKPRKRALIVCENGVGTSNILRVQLEELISSIDIVDNVSVRQFHQQSCSDVDVIFSTAPIQSSSSVPVFVINPILNEKEKEYILRQFNLLSTNHDVEDANSISELINLVKKHATISDEAALFHDLTKYFNLDSKEELKEFGKPMLKDLLTVDMIQMKDSVSNWEKAIEIAAEPLLKENRISSEYVNAMISDVKNLGPYIVIAPRIAIPHSRPENGVNQVGLSMLRLKNSVSFSEQEKHKANLLFVLAAVDNETHLKALSQLTNMLSEESNVDYLINASSKDEVIDLVDKYSNEEGENQ, encoded by the coding sequence ATATTTTAAACCTGTTTTTGGACAGAGATGATTTTTATACGGTTCAGGAACTATCCAAAAAAGTCGGAATTTCCAGAAGAACCGTTTATTATGATTTGAAGAAGATTAATGCTTGGTTAAGGGAACACCAATTGGAAAAGATTCAGCAGCAAAAAGGAACAGGTTTTTATTTAAAAAAATCTGTAAAGTCAGAAATTCCCAAACTGATTAATGAGCTGGATGAATGGCAGTACTTTCATACTAAAGACGAGCGGTTAGCATTACTGACTGTGAAAATAATGACAGATTCGCAACCTCTGTTTGTAAAAGATTTTATGTCCATGACCCGGGTAAGCAGAGGAACTGTTTTTAGTGATTTAAATTTGTTGAAAAAAGAGTTAGGTGAATGGTCTCTTACCTTAATCTACCAACACACAGATGGTTATATTATTGAAGGAAAAGAATCGACAAAGCGAAGTGCATTGGTGCATTACGCAACAAAGCTTATTTCTAAAGATAAGTGGAATGATATTTTGCTCAATATTAATCAGATTTCATCAATAGAATCTAAGAATCTTCGTTATTTTAATCAGCATCATTTAAATCAAATGAAAACGGTGATTTTGAATGCTGAGACATTTTTGGGTAATGAACTAACCGATGAAACCTTGCACTTTCTGGCTATCCAATTGCTCATACTGCAGCAGAGGATTGAGCAGGGGAACCGTGTTTCTGTCGAAGAATCTGAAAAGGAAGTACTCCGGGAAACCAAAGAGTTCGAGGCAGCATACTGGATATCCGGGCAGTTAAAGGCTGAAGGTGTGAATCTGCCAGAAGATGAGATCTACTTTCTCACAATGAATCTGCTGGGTTCACGTGTAAACCACTCTGATTATAACGAAGCAAAAACGGAAGAAATGATGGAACTGAAAAAAGTTATTACGAAAATGGTGACAGATTTTCAGAAGTATGCTTGTGTAATGCTTCGGCAAAGAAACGAATTGGAAGAAACCTTATTTACTCATCTTAAACCTGCCTATTATCGGATTAAGTATGATGTCGAAATTCATAATAATTTAACAGAATCCGTGCAGGAAGAGTATCCAGAGGTATATAAATTAACAGCTAAAGTCACTTCTCACTTAGAAGCACTCCTTAATAAATCAGTTGGGGTACAGGAAATAGCCTATATGACTATCCATTTTGGCGGATGGCTTAAGAGGGAAGGGAAAAGGCCAAAGCCGAGAAAAAGGGCCTTAATTGTCTGTGAGAATGGGGTTGGCACATCTAATATACTGCGTGTACAACTGGAAGAGTTAATCTCATCCATTGATATTGTAGACAATGTTTCGGTTAGACAATTTCATCAGCAAAGCTGTTCAGATGTAGATGTGATCTTCTCTACAGCGCCTATTCAAAGTTCATCATCGGTACCTGTTTTTGTGATTAATCCAATATTAAATGAAAAAGAAAAAGAATATATTTTAAGGCAATTTAATTTGTTAAGCACAAATCATGATGTAGAAGATGCAAATTCCATTTCCGAATTAATAAATTTAGTAAAAAAACATGCAACCATTTCAGATGAAGCAGCTCTTTTTCATGATTTGACAAAGTATTTTAACTTAGATAGCAAAGAGGAGCTAAAGGAGTTTGGAAAGCCCATGCTAAAGGATTTGTTAACAGTAGATATGATTCAGATGAAAGACAGCGTTTCAAATTGGGAAAAGGCTATTGAAATAGCGGCTGAGCCATTGCTTAAAGAAAACCGTATCAGCAGTGAATATGTGAACGCTATGATCTCAGATGTTAAAAATCTGGGTCCATATATAGTAATCGCACCAAGAATTGCAATCCCGCATTCTCGTCCTGAAAATGGCGTAAACCAGGTTGGCCTTAGCATGCTCCGATTAAAAAATAGTGTCTCTTTTTCTGAACAGGAAAAGCACAAAGCCAATCTATTATTTGTATTAGCAGCTGTTGATAATGAAACGCATTTAAAGGCGCTATCTCAGCTGACGAATATGCTTTCTGAGGAGAGTAATGTTGATTACTTGATTAATGCTTCAAGTAAAGATGAAGTCATTGATCTGGTTGATAAATATTCAAATGAAGAGGGGGAGAACCAATGA